The following coding sequences lie in one Osmerus mordax isolate fOsmMor3 chromosome 13, fOsmMor3.pri, whole genome shotgun sequence genomic window:
- the zfand6 gene encoding AN1-type zinc finger protein 6 isoform X2: MAQETNQSQGPLLCTTGCGFYGNPRNSGMCSVCYKDFLQRQNSNGRVSPPGSACSSRGESLLAQCSESSTVDVPSASPHTDSASGHTSPALLTTASTVSSEASPAAKAGLKTEELQAPASTPEGSVDDQDQASDKPKAKKNRCFTCRKKVGLTGFDCRCGHVFCGMHRYSDIHKCTFDYKADAAEKIRKENPVIVGEKIQKI; the protein is encoded by the exons ATGGCCCAAGAGACCAACCAAAGTCAGGGACCTCTGCTCTGCACCACTGGCTGTGGTTTCTACGGCAACCCGCGGAACAGCGGCATGTGTTCCGTGTGCTACAAAGACTTCCTGCAGAGACAGAACAGCAACGGAAGGGTGTCTCCTCCAG GGTCTGCATGCAGCAGCCGGGGGGAGTCCCTCCTAGCACAGTGCTCTGAGAGCAGTACTGTAGATGTACCATCAGCCTCACCGCACACAGACTCAGCCTCAGGACACACCAG CCCAGCTCTGTTGACAACAGCATCGACAGTTTCCTCAGAGGCGAGCCCAGCAGCTAAAGCAGGCCTGAAGACAGAGGAGCTACAAG cacctgcctccacccctgaaGGATCTGTGGATGACCAGGACCAAGCCTCGGACAAACCCAAAGCCAAGAAGAACCGCTGCTTCACCTGCCGCAAGAAAGTGGGCCTCACAG GGTTTGACTGCAGATGTGGTCATGTGTTCTGTGGCATGCACAGATACTCAGACATTCACAAATGCACCTTTGACTACAAGGCGGACGCAGCGGAGAAGATCAGGAAAGAGAACCCTGTCATCGTCGGAGAGAAGATCCAGAAGATCTAG
- the zfand6 gene encoding AN1-type zinc finger protein 6 isoform X1, with product MRRDMAQETNQSQGPLLCTTGCGFYGNPRNSGMCSVCYKDFLQRQNSNGRVSPPGSACSSRGESLLAQCSESSTVDVPSASPHTDSASGHTSPALLTTASTVSSEASPAAKAGLKTEELQAPASTPEGSVDDQDQASDKPKAKKNRCFTCRKKVGLTGFDCRCGHVFCGMHRYSDIHKCTFDYKADAAEKIRKENPVIVGEKIQKI from the exons ATGAG GAGGGATATGGCCCAAGAGACCAACCAAAGTCAGGGACCTCTGCTCTGCACCACTGGCTGTGGTTTCTACGGCAACCCGCGGAACAGCGGCATGTGTTCCGTGTGCTACAAAGACTTCCTGCAGAGACAGAACAGCAACGGAAGGGTGTCTCCTCCAG GGTCTGCATGCAGCAGCCGGGGGGAGTCCCTCCTAGCACAGTGCTCTGAGAGCAGTACTGTAGATGTACCATCAGCCTCACCGCACACAGACTCAGCCTCAGGACACACCAG CCCAGCTCTGTTGACAACAGCATCGACAGTTTCCTCAGAGGCGAGCCCAGCAGCTAAAGCAGGCCTGAAGACAGAGGAGCTACAAG cacctgcctccacccctgaaGGATCTGTGGATGACCAGGACCAAGCCTCGGACAAACCCAAAGCCAAGAAGAACCGCTGCTTCACCTGCCGCAAGAAAGTGGGCCTCACAG GGTTTGACTGCAGATGTGGTCATGTGTTCTGTGGCATGCACAGATACTCAGACATTCACAAATGCACCTTTGACTACAAGGCGGACGCAGCGGAGAAGATCAGGAAAGAGAACCCTGTCATCGTCGGAGAGAAGATCCAGAAGATCTAG